In Nitrospirota bacterium, a genomic segment contains:
- a CDS encoding 30S ribosomal protein S1, with protein sequence MSTASPSSDQQLDRAALAALYEETFKNLEEGTITEGRVVAVTKDKVVVDIGYKSEGMIPNDQFSAEELQNIKVDDRFQVYIEECEDADGNLVLSKEKADKMKIWEELEKLFNDGKSIDGKIVARIKGGMMVDIGVKAFLPGSQIDLHPVRDLDGLVGRTFPLKIIKINHRRGNVVVSRRVLLEETRDSKRKTTLSTLKEGQLIQGVVKNITDYGAFIDLGGIDGLLHITDMSWGRVGHPSEMFNIGDKVEVSVLKYDRETGRISLGLKQKSADPWTGVATKYAIGTRVRGRVVSLTDYGAFIELEPGVEGLVHVSVMSWTHEVRHPSRVVSIGDQVEAAVLNVDTASRKISLGMKQTAPNPWDMVEGKYAIGTRIEGKVKSLTDFGAFVGLEEGIDGLIHISDMSWTKHIKHPSELFKKGQKVEAVVLRIDKEKERLSLGYKQLKSDPWDDEIPSRFTVGDVAVGKVSKVADFGIFVELEGGVEGLIHISEAGLDQQAKLEEKFKLMDEVTAKIIKVDREERKIALSLRDHELDTDRRKVDEFHATQGALDQSLGRAAKQNRKPRQGEDDNEVR encoded by the coding sequence ATGAGTACGGCTTCGCCATCGAGTGATCAGCAATTAGATCGAGCAGCCTTAGCAGCCCTGTACGAGGAGACCTTCAAAAACCTCGAAGAGGGCACCATTACTGAAGGCCGCGTTGTCGCCGTGACCAAAGACAAAGTGGTCGTCGACATCGGCTACAAGTCCGAAGGCATGATTCCGAACGATCAGTTCTCCGCCGAGGAGCTTCAGAACATCAAGGTGGACGATCGGTTTCAAGTCTATATCGAGGAGTGTGAAGACGCGGACGGCAACTTGGTTCTGTCCAAGGAAAAAGCCGACAAGATGAAGATTTGGGAAGAGCTGGAAAAGCTCTTCAATGACGGGAAAAGCATCGACGGCAAGATCGTCGCGCGAATCAAAGGCGGCATGATGGTGGACATCGGCGTCAAGGCGTTTCTACCTGGCTCACAGATCGACCTTCATCCGGTGCGAGATCTTGACGGGCTGGTCGGGCGCACGTTTCCGCTCAAGATCATCAAGATCAATCATCGGCGCGGCAACGTCGTGGTATCCAGACGCGTGCTCTTGGAAGAGACGAGGGATTCGAAACGCAAGACGACCCTCTCCACGTTGAAGGAAGGGCAATTGATTCAAGGCGTGGTGAAGAACATTACGGATTACGGGGCCTTCATCGACCTCGGCGGTATCGACGGACTCCTCCACATCACGGACATGTCCTGGGGCCGTGTCGGCCATCCGTCAGAAATGTTCAACATAGGCGACAAGGTGGAAGTGAGCGTGCTCAAATACGATCGAGAGACTGGACGCATTTCGCTCGGCTTGAAACAAAAGAGCGCCGACCCCTGGACCGGCGTAGCCACTAAGTATGCGATTGGCACCCGTGTCCGAGGTCGTGTCGTGAGCCTGACCGACTACGGGGCATTCATCGAGCTCGAGCCCGGTGTCGAAGGACTCGTGCATGTCTCCGTCATGTCATGGACGCACGAGGTGCGCCACCCGTCACGCGTCGTATCTATCGGGGATCAGGTCGAAGCGGCAGTACTGAATGTGGATACAGCCAGCAGGAAGATTTCGCTCGGCATGAAACAGACTGCGCCAAACCCTTGGGATATGGTTGAAGGGAAGTACGCCATCGGCACGCGCATCGAAGGAAAAGTGAAGAGTCTTACTGACTTTGGCGCGTTCGTTGGACTCGAAGAGGGCATCGACGGATTGATCCACATTTCCGACATGTCTTGGACCAAGCACATCAAGCATCCCTCCGAACTCTTCAAGAAGGGGCAGAAGGTAGAAGCTGTAGTCTTACGGATCGATAAGGAAAAGGAACGGCTCTCGCTCGGCTATAAGCAACTCAAGAGCGATCCATGGGACGACGAGATTCCGAGCCGGTTTACTGTTGGGGATGTGGCAGTGGGGAAGGTGAGCAAGGTCGCCGACTTCGGCATTTTCGTCGAGTTGGAAGGGGGAGTCGAAGGGTTGATTCACATCAGCGAGGCCGGTCTCGACCAACAGGCTAAGCTCGAAGAGAAATTCAAGCTGATGGATGAGGTGACGGCCAAGATCATCAAGGTCGATCGTGAAGAACGGAAGATCGCACTCAGCCTACGCGACCATGAACTGGATACCGATCGCCGTAAGGTGGATGAATTTCATGCCACGCAAGGTGCGTTGGACCAAAGCTTGGGTCGTGCCGCGAAGCAGAACCGGAAGCCACGTCAAGGCGAGGACGATAACGAGGTGCGATGA
- a CDS encoding D-alanyl-D-alanine carboxypeptidase, with amino-acid sequence MMTTAHVKAHRPPLLAYVVGVFVGFLLIGAETVIPSIATAKSVGAQPAQVRTAFAPNQFPPWRVAPAHGILLKELNSGRVLYEHDAGKRMSPASLTKIMSALVILERGQLDDLVTISPSAARAHKTHLRMKAGQVFRLDDLLKAMLIMSANDACLAAVEHVGGDEAQFVALMNDKAEALGLADTHFSNGCGFDNPDHYSTAEDLAALSVIALDQPIFRQLVREERAIITPISGHRAYVLHNTNRLLGRIPGVEGVKTGFTSKAGRCLIAKVSQNGNDLLLVILNSKRRWNTATNLITYGLQAAGLPH; translated from the coding sequence ATGATGACAACAGCCCACGTCAAAGCCCATCGGCCACCACTGCTTGCCTACGTTGTTGGAGTGTTCGTCGGTTTCCTGTTGATCGGTGCCGAGACCGTCATTCCTTCCATCGCTACTGCAAAGAGCGTAGGAGCTCAGCCTGCGCAGGTCCGAACGGCATTCGCTCCAAACCAGTTTCCTCCATGGCGAGTTGCGCCAGCCCATGGCATTCTTCTCAAAGAACTCAATAGTGGGCGTGTGCTGTATGAACACGATGCGGGAAAGCGAATGTCCCCGGCCAGTCTCACGAAAATCATGTCAGCGCTGGTCATTCTGGAAAGGGGACAGCTCGATGATCTCGTCACGATTAGTCCCAGTGCCGCACGGGCTCACAAGACGCATTTACGCATGAAGGCAGGGCAGGTCTTTAGGCTGGACGATCTGCTGAAGGCCATGTTGATCATGTCAGCGAATGATGCTTGCCTGGCAGCCGTAGAGCATGTCGGCGGCGACGAAGCACAGTTCGTAGCGCTCATGAACGACAAGGCAGAGGCCCTAGGCTTGGCTGATACACATTTCAGCAATGGCTGCGGGTTCGATAACCCGGACCACTACTCGACGGCTGAAGACCTTGCCGCGTTGAGTGTTATTGCCCTCGATCAGCCGATCTTCCGGCAGTTGGTCCGTGAAGAACGCGCGATCATCACACCGATCAGCGGCCACCGGGCCTACGTGCTGCACAACACCAACCGGTTATTAGGCCGCATCCCCGGCGTGGAAGGCGTCAAGACCGGATTTACATCGAAAGCGGGGCGGTGTCTTATCGCCAAGGTCTCTCAAAACGGCAACGATCTTCTGCTGGTCATTCTTAACTCCAAGCGTCGCTGGAACACCGCGACAAATCTCATTACCTATGGGCTGCAAGCAGCCGGCTTGCCGCACTGA
- a CDS encoding VCBS repeat-containing protein, which translates to MWTNHHAVGFLLEKWWAIKEPACSTRSRAWDLAAAAASFLLLLASGCTKQDPYVPPDLFYYFASYKVGKNPTTVTPTDVNQDGFTDLVTTNMGSNTLSILLGNGDGTFGEQVELSVCREPRSLALGLFNSDPFPDVVLACSGADEVAILFGRADGKFQEGTRYPVHRTPIAIAIDDLNGDQALDFVVALRNDKIKVFLGTGTGEFTHGAQYEYGDTPTSVAMADLDGDGKVDLAVTNGGPMSNAVSIWMGNGNGTFRPPTDYRTGKRPLGVSFADFNHDRIRDLLVINGVKDSFTTFLGIGNGTFQPGHDSGADVGPNFGLARDFNGDRRTDVAIVNLQSSDLSILFGRDDGTFEYPPRNYKTKPGPFALASFRVTTKDTEEPGLVTADNGNESVSIFLHRGLKASSASIAPAP; encoded by the coding sequence ATGTGGACGAATCACCACGCCGTTGGTTTCCTTCTTGAAAAGTGGTGGGCGATCAAGGAACCTGCTTGCTCTACCAGGTCTCGCGCGTGGGATCTTGCGGCCGCGGCGGCAAGCTTCTTACTGCTGTTGGCAAGTGGTTGCACCAAACAAGATCCCTACGTTCCACCAGATCTTTTCTACTACTTTGCCAGTTACAAAGTCGGTAAGAATCCAACGACCGTCACTCCCACTGACGTGAATCAGGACGGTTTCACCGATCTGGTGACCACCAACATGGGCAGCAATACCCTTTCGATTCTCTTAGGCAATGGGGACGGCACCTTTGGCGAGCAGGTCGAATTGAGTGTGTGTAGGGAGCCTCGCTCGCTGGCGCTAGGGCTGTTCAATTCCGATCCTTTTCCCGATGTAGTCTTGGCCTGTTCAGGAGCTGACGAAGTTGCCATACTGTTCGGCCGAGCAGATGGAAAGTTTCAAGAGGGGACGCGCTATCCCGTTCATAGGACCCCCATCGCAATTGCGATCGACGACCTGAACGGCGACCAGGCGCTGGATTTCGTTGTTGCGTTGCGCAACGACAAGATCAAAGTCTTCTTGGGGACCGGTACCGGTGAATTCACCCATGGGGCGCAGTACGAATATGGCGATACACCCACATCGGTAGCGATGGCTGACTTGGATGGCGATGGGAAGGTCGATTTAGCCGTCACAAACGGGGGCCCGATGTCGAATGCGGTCTCAATCTGGATGGGGAATGGCAACGGCACCTTTCGCCCTCCCACAGACTACCGGACAGGGAAGCGTCCCCTCGGAGTCAGTTTCGCCGACTTCAATCATGACCGGATCCGCGATCTCCTTGTGATCAACGGCGTGAAGGACAGTTTTACAACTTTCCTGGGAATAGGGAATGGAACCTTCCAGCCAGGGCACGATTCCGGCGCCGACGTGGGGCCGAATTTTGGACTTGCCCGCGACTTCAATGGCGACCGGCGCACCGATGTGGCTATCGTCAACCTTCAGTCGAGCGATCTCTCCATTCTCTTCGGCCGTGACGATGGGACATTCGAATACCCACCGAGAAACTATAAGACAAAACCAGGCCCCTTCGCCCTTGCGTCGTTTCGCGTCACAACGAAGGATACTGAAGAACCTGGACTCGTGACGGCGGACAACGGCAATGAAAGCGTTTCCATCTTTCTCCATCGGGGGTTGAAAGCGTCATCTGCCTCCATCGCGCCTGCTCCATGA
- the aroA gene encoding 3-phosphoshikimate 1-carboxyvinyltransferase — protein MATLTVTPGRPLRGTISVPGDKSITHRAIIMTALANGVSSVAGYCRGEDCLNTMRAFQTLGVRIDESAEELRVYGKGLWGLTEPSGPIDCGNSGTGIRLLTGLLAGQDFFTVLTGDESIRRRPMGRIVKPLREMGATIAGRKGGELAPLAVTGSRLRAINYTSPVASAQIKSALLLAALFAEGTTRVTEPRLSRDHTERLFQSFGIALRREGPTLLIDGQPSVGWSAAPRLVVPGDFSAAAFFIVGATIIPGSDVTIQQVGVNPTRTGLLDVLTRMGADIQLLNQREEAGEPVADIRVRSARLRGVAVRPDSIPQTIDEFPILCVAAAVAEGQTVVSGAEELRVKESDRIATMSAELRAMGAQITENPDGMVVRGLGTTEDNGRLQGAHGRSHGDHRVAMSLAIAGLTAPTPTLIDETDCIETSFPTFHHTLLELLTERR, from the coding sequence ATGGCAACTTTGACTGTCACGCCAGGCCGACCATTACGGGGAACGATTTCTGTCCCGGGCGATAAGTCGATCACCCATCGTGCCATCATCATGACAGCCTTGGCGAACGGGGTCAGTTCGGTTGCGGGTTATTGTCGAGGCGAAGACTGTCTCAATACGATGCGCGCATTCCAGACTCTCGGAGTACGTATCGATGAATCGGCCGAGGAGCTACGTGTCTACGGCAAGGGACTCTGGGGCTTGACCGAGCCGAGTGGGCCGATTGATTGCGGAAACTCGGGAACGGGCATTCGACTCTTGACCGGCCTGCTCGCAGGACAGGATTTTTTTACGGTACTGACCGGCGACGAATCGATTCGTCGCCGACCAATGGGGCGGATCGTCAAGCCCTTGCGGGAAATGGGAGCTACCATCGCCGGACGCAAGGGCGGTGAACTCGCCCCCTTAGCGGTAACGGGAAGTCGTCTCCGCGCAATCAACTACACCTCGCCGGTGGCGAGCGCGCAGATCAAGTCAGCATTGTTACTCGCAGCCTTGTTCGCCGAAGGAACGACCCGTGTGACGGAGCCGCGTCTCTCGCGTGACCATACGGAACGGTTGTTCCAGTCTTTTGGTATTGCCCTTCGACGGGAAGGGCCGACCCTGCTGATTGACGGACAGCCGTCGGTTGGGTGGAGTGCGGCACCACGATTGGTTGTACCGGGTGACTTCTCTGCCGCCGCATTCTTTATCGTCGGCGCGACGATCATTCCCGGCTCGGACGTGACGATTCAACAGGTGGGAGTCAACCCGACCAGAACCGGCCTATTGGACGTGCTGACGAGGATGGGCGCAGACATTCAATTGCTCAATCAACGGGAAGAGGCAGGAGAGCCGGTTGCCGACATCCGAGTGAGGTCTGCGAGGCTGCGCGGAGTGGCAGTCAGGCCGGACTCGATTCCACAGACGATCGATGAATTTCCCATCCTCTGTGTCGCGGCCGCAGTCGCAGAGGGCCAAACGGTCGTCTCAGGGGCCGAAGAATTGCGGGTCAAAGAGAGCGATAGGATAGCGACAATGTCGGCAGAACTGCGCGCAATGGGGGCGCAGATCACGGAGAATCCCGACGGGATGGTTGTGCGAGGACTTGGCACGACAGAAGATAACGGTCGGCTGCAGGGTGCCCATGGCCGTAGCCATGGGGACCACCGGGTGGCGATGTCATTGGCCATCGCGGGTTTGACCGCGCCCACGCCAACCCTGATTGACGAGACGGACTGTATCGAAACATCATTTCCGACATTTCATCACACACTCCTGGAATTATTGACTGAACGCCGCTGA
- a CDS encoding 1-acyl-sn-glycerol-3-phosphate acyltransferase, with amino-acid sequence MSSVLYGILWILSRTIGWLCFHYRVVGSVPRTGGFIVAANHASYLDIPLLGCGMRRRAWYLGRSDLFPIPGMNQILQWLGWIPLRTGRLDRDAFGKAVTLIKEGKVVVIFPEGTRSQDGRLQRPKPGIGVIVAQTGCPVVPAYLKGTYDALPTGAKWPRFRPVTVLYGDPLTFPRSGESGESRQFYQEVSRTVMDRIASLGAVESPTQQSSADIRNAE; translated from the coding sequence GTGAGTTCGGTCCTCTATGGGATCCTGTGGATCCTTTCCAGGACCATCGGCTGGCTCTGTTTTCACTATCGAGTCGTTGGTTCAGTGCCCCGCACCGGTGGGTTCATCGTTGCGGCGAACCACGCCAGCTACCTGGATATTCCGCTCCTAGGTTGTGGGATGCGGCGGCGGGCCTGGTATTTGGGGCGCAGTGATCTTTTTCCGATACCGGGCATGAACCAGATTCTGCAGTGGCTGGGGTGGATTCCACTGCGGACCGGTCGATTGGACCGTGATGCATTTGGTAAAGCAGTGACGCTGATCAAGGAAGGAAAGGTCGTGGTGATCTTTCCGGAGGGCACACGCAGCCAGGACGGTCGATTACAACGTCCCAAACCCGGGATCGGTGTGATTGTTGCCCAAACCGGTTGCCCCGTGGTGCCGGCCTATTTGAAGGGCACATATGATGCTTTACCAACGGGAGCCAAGTGGCCGCGCTTCCGTCCTGTGACCGTTCTCTACGGAGATCCCCTGACGTTTCCCCGGAGTGGGGAATCAGGAGAGTCTAGGCAGTTTTATCAGGAGGTGAGCCGCACCGTGATGGATCGTATCGCCTCCTTAGGTGCCGTGGAATCACCGACCCAGCAGTCCAGTGCCGACATTCGCAACGCTGAGTGA
- a CDS encoding integration host factor subunit beta — translation MTKAQIIERVSEQVTTLTKRQAEVVVNTIFDCVRDSLKNGDKTEIRGFGSFRLRARRMKEGRNPKTGATVAVPAKKVPFFKAGKELKELLNQS, via the coding sequence ATGACGAAGGCCCAAATCATCGAGCGCGTATCGGAACAGGTCACAACTTTGACGAAACGGCAGGCGGAAGTTGTCGTCAATACGATATTCGACTGTGTGCGAGATTCATTGAAGAACGGCGATAAGACAGAAATTCGAGGGTTCGGAAGTTTCCGGTTAAGGGCTCGCCGCATGAAAGAAGGACGGAATCCTAAGACCGGAGCCACGGTGGCGGTCCCTGCCAAGAAAGTTCCTTTTTTCAAGGCCGGCAAGGAATTGAAAGAACTCCTGAACCAGTCATAA
- a CDS encoding PCP reductase family protein: MNAPEPHDAVGIDIRWTDEASTRLERAPLFLRGMVRRLAEKKARELGCPEITGELLDQFKNQMMGGMGGESGIAEAAAVMAEGRLPWTAAAKERLSGVPEFMRGMIKQIAEEVAKKDGHLEVNIDLFTKVEAMGDIREAAAASLPWTEGALARLQDKLKQSPPIAAEFVTDMLKRDTEDLAREKGIAQIDEQVLVQLWDEPQERVTWADEAWKRLQTSPDFVRSGIRKAAERRARKLGLKEIDSDHLTTFRNQAMMKAVKRIRSFGYNELTFEAFDTALEQTKRLQGNEQAEKRLQEIRGHFADPDTKKPEGGTLGADLMDRFRRYLKGEGTL, from the coding sequence ATGAACGCACCAGAACCCCATGACGCGGTCGGGATCGATATCCGCTGGACGGATGAGGCCTCCACCCGTCTAGAACGGGCACCGCTGTTCTTGCGGGGAATGGTTCGTCGTCTAGCCGAGAAAAAGGCCCGCGAACTTGGCTGCCCAGAGATTACGGGAGAGCTACTCGATCAGTTCAAAAACCAAATGATGGGAGGGATGGGTGGAGAGTCCGGCATCGCGGAAGCAGCGGCTGTGATGGCGGAAGGCCGGTTGCCTTGGACCGCTGCCGCGAAAGAACGGTTGAGCGGCGTTCCTGAGTTCATGCGAGGTATGATCAAGCAGATTGCTGAAGAAGTCGCCAAGAAAGATGGCCACCTGGAAGTCAATATCGACCTTTTTACAAAGGTCGAGGCCATGGGGGATATCCGTGAAGCGGCGGCGGCTTCTCTTCCATGGACGGAGGGGGCCTTGGCAAGATTGCAGGACAAATTGAAGCAATCGCCTCCGATCGCAGCCGAGTTTGTGACCGATATGCTCAAGCGGGATACCGAAGACTTGGCGCGAGAAAAAGGGATCGCCCAAATTGACGAGCAGGTTCTGGTACAGCTATGGGATGAACCTCAAGAACGTGTGACGTGGGCGGATGAAGCATGGAAACGGTTGCAGACATCGCCGGATTTCGTGCGGAGTGGCATCCGGAAAGCCGCTGAGCGGCGAGCCCGAAAACTGGGGCTCAAGGAAATCGACTCCGACCATCTGACCACATTTCGCAATCAGGCGATGATGAAGGCCGTGAAACGGATCCGTTCGTTCGGATACAACGAACTGACGTTTGAGGCCTTCGATACAGCGCTAGAGCAAACCAAGCGCCTACAAGGGAATGAGCAGGCGGAAAAACGGCTCCAGGAAATTCGTGGGCATTTTGCCGATCCTGATACGAAGAAGCCGGAGGGTGGCACACTCGGCGCCGATCTGATGGACCGCTTCCGCAGGTACCTGAAAGGAGAAGGAACTCTCTAG
- the sppA gene encoding signal peptide peptidase SppA: MSDETIERPAKRGILRRVFWALGIGLGLLFLMNLFFPDLDMSMEDRVGLIRIEGVIVDAQSTIGELKRFADNPSIKAIVLRIDSPGGGVVPSQEIHDAVRRVRNKSNKTVIASMGTVAASGGYYIAVATDRIMANSGTLTGSIGVIMEMANVEGLLQKIGVEGVVIKSGRFKDVGSPLRKMGDEERELLQSVMDDVHRQFIEAVAEGRGLDVAAVQALADGRIFTGRQAKASKLVDELGDLQAAIQLAADVAGIEGEPKVIEPRRRFSIRELIESRLSGLFPKLDFYSGVSLKYLLAF; this comes from the coding sequence ATGAGTGATGAAACGATCGAAAGACCGGCCAAGCGAGGGATCCTGCGCAGAGTATTCTGGGCACTCGGCATCGGGCTGGGTTTACTGTTTCTGATGAACCTATTTTTCCCCGACCTCGACATGTCGATGGAGGACCGGGTTGGATTGATTCGTATCGAAGGTGTGATTGTGGATGCGCAATCCACCATCGGCGAATTAAAGCGTTTTGCCGACAATCCCTCCATTAAAGCCATTGTATTGCGAATCGACAGTCCGGGAGGTGGGGTCGTCCCGTCCCAAGAAATACATGATGCAGTCCGGCGGGTTCGGAACAAGAGCAACAAGACAGTGATCGCATCGATGGGTACGGTGGCGGCCTCAGGAGGATACTATATTGCCGTCGCGACCGATCGGATCATGGCCAATTCAGGGACATTGACGGGGAGCATCGGCGTGATCATGGAAATGGCGAACGTTGAAGGACTGCTCCAGAAGATCGGGGTCGAAGGTGTGGTGATTAAAAGTGGGCGCTTCAAGGATGTGGGGTCGCCACTCCGGAAGATGGGCGATGAAGAGCGTGAGCTGCTCCAATCCGTCATGGATGATGTCCATAGACAGTTCATCGAGGCAGTGGCGGAAGGACGGGGACTCGACGTGGCGGCTGTGCAGGCTTTGGCGGACGGTCGAATCTTCACGGGCCGTCAAGCCAAAGCCTCTAAGCTGGTGGACGAACTCGGCGATCTCCAAGCGGCAATCCAGCTTGCGGCAGATGTCGCCGGCATCGAAGGTGAGCCGAAAGTCATTGAGCCACGCCGGCGATTTTCAATAAGAGAGTTGATCGAATCACGATTGTCCGGGCTCTTTCCGAAGCTGGACTTTTACTCCGGGGTCAGCCTTAAATATCTTCTGGCATTCTAG
- a CDS encoding (d)CMP kinase, with protein sequence MGYVAEDKQASRLIIAIDGPAGVGKSTVARLLASRLGYLYLDTGALYRAVAWAVLESGRDPTDAEAVAALLPTLSLQVQFHHGTATVLVNGKDVSGGLRTPAVSATASVVSAIPAVRAWLLPIQQQIGQDGAVVAEGRDMGTNVFPAADVKFFLEADPTVRAQRRHRELVAAGHSKALEETTADLAGRDTRDRSRSTAPLVPAEDARFIDTSILSVAEVVDQMMAVIAARL encoded by the coding sequence GTGGGTTATGTTGCTGAGGACAAGCAAGCGAGCCGCCTGATTATCGCGATCGATGGTCCAGCCGGTGTCGGCAAGAGTACGGTGGCCCGGTTATTGGCTTCTCGGTTGGGCTATCTGTATCTCGACACCGGCGCCCTCTACCGGGCGGTGGCGTGGGCTGTTCTTGAATCTGGCCGGGACCCTACGGATGCCGAGGCGGTCGCCGCTCTGTTACCCACCCTCTCGCTCCAGGTGCAGTTCCATCACGGAACCGCAACGGTATTGGTCAACGGCAAGGACGTGAGTGGTGGCCTACGAACGCCTGCGGTGTCGGCCACTGCGTCGGTAGTCTCGGCCATTCCAGCGGTTCGGGCCTGGCTGCTGCCCATCCAGCAACAAATCGGACAAGACGGGGCGGTAGTGGCTGAGGGACGGGACATGGGAACGAACGTGTTCCCCGCGGCAGACGTGAAGTTTTTCCTTGAAGCGGATCCGACTGTCAGGGCTCAACGCAGACATCGGGAACTCGTTGCAGCGGGACATTCCAAGGCTCTTGAAGAGACGACAGCCGACTTGGCGGGACGGGATACCAGAGATCGTTCCCGCTCAACCGCCCCGTTAGTTCCCGCTGAAGATGCCCGGTTCATCGACACCTCGATATTGTCCGTCGCGGAGGTCGTGGACCAGATGATGGCTGTGATTGCGGCCAGGTTGTGA